The nucleotide sequence ACTGCGTTTTCGAGAAATGGCGATTCATGCTCGCGCATGAATAGCTCGCTGGATGCAAATTAATGAGGTATAAAATTAACTTGTTAGTACGCGCGGTCTTTATGTGAATTTAATAAACCCATCGTCGCGTAGTTGGAATTCCAATCACTTTggcactttgattttgataatgATATTAAACGTGATGCCatgattaaataataacgtTTTATGAGAATGATCGAATTCATTTTTCTGGGTGTTTAAAGGAAACTCTCATAGCTTATGCTGTAACATTTGAAATCCACATACACACGTTGTCCTGTAGCCAGAAGTCTACATCACGAGCGCGATATGACCGAGCTTTTAGTTGACACATGACGCTCTCTCGGCAACGGCGGCGAATAAAATCATTAACTCCTCCATATGAGCCCGTGGGcgaattcatttttcactTTAAAAGGAACATGCGAACGCTTTCGTTTTGCGCACGTGCCATTAAAACGAAAATCATTTACCATTTCGTACGTAGCGCATCGGACGGCGCAGTTTCCCTCGCTATTCGCCAGCGCgcgctaaaataaaaatacggcACACggcgagaagaagaaaagggaGCTTTTTTTACTCCGAACTACTCACACTCCTCCGTTGCTGCTTTTCACATGTACACGGCTCGTAAGGCGCGAGCGTATACCTTTCGCTTCCCCCGACCATTAGAAACGTACATTTTTTAGCTCTTTCTCGCACGCGCACCCGAGATCGGTATACAGTATATACCATCGCAGAGCGTGTACAGTGGCGAGCAAGGGCGAAAACGATGTAACTGTTCGGAAAGGAGGGCGAAAAACACGGACAGAGAAAAATAGAGGGTAAGCCTTCCGAAGTCCATCGAGAAGTACAAATTTGGCTCGATGCTTTTCTTCGATGCCTTTACGCTCGAGAGAGCTCAACAATCTGCTTTGTGCCGCgtctgtttttgaaaaatatccaTTTGTATCCTGTTGCTGAACTACTGTCACGACTGTGTACCTGTACGTATACTTATCGTTGATTAAATTGCTCTAATTACTTGAGCACCGGATACAAAGGtggatttttttctccgaaaaaagttgaaaatccGTATAATAGACAGCCCGTCTCGCCGGAATTCCCAGGCGAAACGGCCACTTTATCGCTTCATTTCTCGTTGCGAGTACAGCGCCGCGCTTGAGGAGCCATTCGCGCGTCGCATCAACGCCAAATGCTCCGTCGCGTTGTTTTAAATCAGGCGGCTCTGCAGTACAGGGGCGTGCGATTCAATCTTCGCGGCGTCGCAAATCTCGGCTCCGATGACAACTTGATTCGAGCACTTGGCCGGTCGCTCTGGCAGCCAAAGCTGCGCAGAGCCAGCGTTCGCTTTCCGTGCTATCTCTTAGAGCCATCAGCTTTGCCGCTGGATGTGCTATAGGTATATTATATGGCTCAATCCCTGTATACATGTGGAGTTAGGCTATAGGTAGCTGCTGCCCCGACTATCTGGCCCATCTTCATTGCTCCGCGCAGATCATTTTGTTTTCTCGCGGCgctctacttttttttcaatgaccTACATAGTGTTCATTGATAGCAGATTGCGAAGTATACACATTTATGGAGTTCACCTATGTAGCTGAGCTTTTGCAGTATTCAAGCACAGGATCCAACTGCTTTTAGTATTTGATTGAGTTGATGTTTATTTCGCGAGGTTTATTTTCGTATGACAGACGATCGAGGATTTAGAATGAAGGATTTAGAAACGTCTTATGCAGACAAAgattgaatgaaaaatgtatCCTTACTCATTGTTATAGATAAAgtctatataagtataccTTTTCTAGCTAGGAATCAATAGAATCACACGTGTAACTCGAAGTATTGCAGTCCAATAATATACGTACCTTGTGCTTCTTTACCACTGCTACCCCCTACATTTCAATCATTTCCTTCGAAAAATCACGGTATTTTTCTCTCAGCGTGACTTCCTTTCTCTCCTATATCCACTCCCTCTctgtcttttttcttttccacgCAAACAATGGCGTTTTTTTCACGATTCGGAAGCACTACTCTGTGATTCCATTAAGGGGATGGGCTGCGAACGATTTCTTTTCGCCGATGGGCGACGTCGATCTCGACAACAGTCACTTACTTCCACCACCTCTCCGATTTCTCTTACACTCGAAGCTTATCTTAAACTGCGAACTAGAGAAATGTCTTGCTCGAGGCTATTGGCGTTTTTGGGATTGTCGTGGTCGGCTAACGTCGTGCATATTTAACTGTGCATACCTTACTAAGTGAAAGACCAGGCGTGTAGCCCGCATGATAAATCATTAACCATTGattcaaaaatttaatacagCTGTGACGTTACATTACAGTTTAATTCTCATTTCGAACATTCTGAGAATCTCAACTatcacttcatgcaatttATAGAAAATGCACGAGCTTCATCGTTATATTCTAGTAAATCAAGTGTATTAATCGAGGTTAACATTCAGGCGAATTTCTATTCTGTGATCGATCGAACTACTATAACGTATTAAACCCGAGCTTAGAGATAAAGAAACAATGGTAATTCGCGCGCTAATAAATCCTCGGGCAGTAATTTACCACCACAAGTCAGCGGACTCAAGCTGCGGCATTGGTCAGTCACTGGCTGGCGTCCAGAGGATTTTTTTACGACTGCTCTTGCAAACTATCAATTACCATATTCATGCCAGGCGCAGGCTTTTTTGTCTGGGCTAAAAAGAAGGCACTCTCGAAGCCATCCTTTAAACAGATTCAAGAGAGAGGCTCCCCTTGAAGGACGTTAAATTTTCCCACTTGAAAATATACATCCGAGAGAGAGCTAACCGCGCCAGTTCGTCTTCGCCCCAATCTCCCGGGCATTTTCTTTCCGCCGTTATGTTTCCGCCGCTACTAAACATCTCttcctcccgcgcgcgcgccgcacgCTGTAATTGCTCCGAAATGGACTTGTCGTTCCGTTCGCCCCGGCGTAATAATATGCAAGAACGTATTGCTCGAGGGGCCAAGGGTCGGCTGCGCGCCGAACTTGCCAAACATCCAttccgcgagcgagcgcgtgcTCTTTCTCCTAGAAAATGTTTGTCCACCATCGTCGTCATCGTAGTCGTCGTCATTTGCAGCGAGATCTGGAATGCTGCCACTTGTTCCGCGCTCGTAAACGCGAGTCGCTTACGCGCAAACTTACACTCTCGAAAGCGAGTCTGGCTGCTGCTCGTTGCGAGCAAGgatgtaaaaaaagttttccaaattaaaagTGTGCCTTGCCAGAAACGCCAGATCCACTGGAGATTGCTGCTAGACAAAGCTGTCGTTTTTTCTCGTTTCGTTCTATTGTCGGATAATTTTGTTTGAAAGATGTGTTACTTGGATTGCAAGGCAGAGAACGTGCTGAGCAGGGCTTTATTCGTCAATTTTGCGAACACTTCCAAGTTATGAAGTTCTCTCCGAAGTGCTGTACGTTTCTGAATCAAGTTAGTTTATACATATTAAAACAAGAGAAGCTCTTGCGTATACCTGTTATTGTGGTTTCAGACCCCATGCAACAAATGGAATTTCAAGCTTTAATCATATTGTGCGGTGACTGATATCATTCAACACGATTCGGCTTTATAGATTGATCAAAAGTTTCTGCTGAGCCTCAAACCACAAATTTTGAATCTAATTACCTCAAACACATATAACTGGTTATTAAAGAAGCATTAGGCCCGAGAGACAGTTATGCGCTTCGGTCGTGTTCACATTTGTGCCAGGTGCACGTTCAAATTCGTCTTTGATAATATTGCGAACCGTACCGTCAATGAATACTTGTATAATATTtctataaggttttttttactatgtaggaaaaaatcaaatgttcttttaataaatgtttatgtacgaaattacgaaaattgtCAACTTCCAAACTattaattcaattataacTTGTCGCACGTCGCAAATAAATTAGTCTCATGCTAACGATACTTTTATAAATCGCCGTTAAAATCCGCGAATTTCCTCCGCACCGATGCACTTGGTGTTGACGATGTTCTGGCACATGGTACTAGAACAGTAGAGGCCCTCTTCGATTTCAAACGTATTCATCTCGTAAACGTTCTCGCAAATGTACTCTTGAAACTTGACCGGAGAACCAATCGTGCCATCCAAGCCTAAATACTGAGCATACGTGGCAGAGTCAGATGCATCTGGATCACTGCTTAAAATCGTCAATACTACAGCATCGCCGTTTCTGAGTCTGAATATAGAATAGTACTGTACGTAACTGTCGTAGAATAAACTCGAATTAACCTTGACTTGCATTTGGGCGTCCAGGAGGACGCATTCGATTTCCTGGTCCGAAACACCGAAACACGAGCTTGCGCTGCCGTCTTCGTCGTACCAATAGGCTATGCTTCCCGAGTAGTTGAGATGAGTCATTTGCACTGTATCGAAGTTTGAGTCTAGACGTTTGATTATCGTGTTATTCAAGTTGTTCATCATCACAATGTAAAGGTAACCTGAGGATCAGAATAAGAAAgggaatttaattttataggaATCGAATTATATATTGTTAAACATTCACGAAAGAACGCTGATTTATAGGTGAATCTatgctaatatttttgttttcttatttgaaaaaaaagaagatattTATAGAAACTGCTCACCTTCACTCGAGTCATAGTCCTTTGTCGTAGTTATGTCCCATCCATCGCTATCCAATTTTATCACagacttttttttctccgataATTCCAACTCGTCTGTGAACCTCAAGCTACATATGAAGCCAGCTTCGCAGTGCGAAGCGCTGTTTACAAAGACATCAAAGCTTTGATTATAAGGCACGATAGTCATCAGGTCACGGACTGATAAAAATGTAGCATCCAGCGCGAATTTTTCAAAGACGTATGTACACTTTTGAGGGTCGATGACGTACAACCACACTTGGGACTGATTCGGCTTCTTCTTGTATTCCAAAAGCGAAACGACTATCTTGCCGTTGCCCAGCGTCTCTGCGTACACGGGTATCACGTTTCTTCCCTTGTGATCTTTTATGGCAGTAACAGGCACTTCACATGgtttatttactattttagAGGTTTCGAGTTTAATAGTGAATTCGGAGGGAAACGATACGTAGACCAGGCGATTCTTCATTTCCGTAACCAAAGGTGGATAAAGAGTATCTTTCATCACAACCAGCCATTCACTTGTAAAATTATGTTTTCCGAGTTTTTGCATTTCAACTTTCACAAAGAGGAAAGCAAGGACGATAAACACTTCTTTAAGCCTTGACATCGTGATCTTCAGCAGtctgaaataaaatattctaggttaatataaattatttttatccgaATAAGAAGCGCAGTATACGTcacattaattatttaaacaaactaGGAATTAAATTACAAGATtatagtaataaaatttaaaatgaataaagtcaTATTGAAGTGCCAATCGCGCTATTATTCACTTTCTTGCAAGCTtcattaattcaaatattgtGTTATTCTCGGCTCAGTGGCAGCAACATTAGTAACAACACTGATTAGGCGAATCGCGTATAAAGTTTCGTTATCAGAAATGCAATAAAGTAACGTTCTCACAGAACTGATGATGCACTAACATTTTATCGGCGCAAGCTAGCACAAAGCAAGGGAATTAATTTAGCTGTTTGAAGGACGAAGAGTACTTTCTCggtaaagtttttaaaatatgcaaaatatcATCTTCCTAATGAATTCGATCGGGTCGTATATAATTAACTCATCAATTAGTAAAATCAGCAAAGCCAGCTACGGAATccaattattttctttataaagctttgaataaaaatttattattacttatttgGTATATGTTGGTTATTTTTACAGATAATATATATAAGACAACGATGTTTTGATTCGAAAGCTATTCTACTCACTTGCGTGTGCTTTGAAATATTCGTGTCTTCAAATCTTCGCAGACTCGGCTCGTATTTTCGGACTGTCCAGCTTGACTGCTTCTTgcagactggtttgattattTATCGTCGAATTCATTCTCTGCTTAAATACTTTGGATGCTATTTTGCGTTTACGTAATCTCCCCACTTCCTTTTAGCGTGCGAATTGACATCATTTATCATTATCGCATCCGtttcttctttatttctccatacaattaaaaaaagtataaaaagtataattaaGTCTTTTGCTGCGAGTTCTAGATAAAGCAAGTATCATTTCTTTTTTGGTATACGACGTGCTTCGTATTCAAAGTTATTTATATTTAGATGAAACCAGTCTCGCGGTATTTTGTATACAAGATTTCAGGTCGAATCTGTCAGAAAATGTCTATTCCATCTTCCTTTCACAAAACGATGATTCAATATTGTCTCGCTggcattttatattcacttcCCGGCGTAGAGCTTTTTCATGTAAAagcaattttttcataaacgtTTGTGAAACTCTGGAATAAACGAAAAGTATGTAATGAATATGCATTGTAGAGTTTGAGTGCACTACTCGAATATTCATAtgctaaaatatgtatatggATTTTTATATCCGTAATAAATCACACAAATTTTACGTCCCCTGTCAGATGGACATTAAACATATCGCTTTAATGACGCTGGCTCAGATGGCCTGCATCTGCGTCGGCGCAATTTATCCGCGTTACCTGCATTTTCAATTCCCTGATGCATTTACGACCATACTTTTAACAATCAAAAGCATTTATCGATTCCGTTCCTATAAAAAATACCaaaatccaaaatttatttaacgGAATTTTTCACCAAGTCGTGGTACACGGCAACCTTTATGCTGCAGCTACGCCCGCGACACGCAAACGCATCCATTAATAGTAAGACAAACAAATTATTCCTGCGTACACAGTCGCGAGCTCCGTCGTCAACTGTATTCCGGTAATTACGTAAGAGCAAACAGTGGCATTCGAGTCCGGAttcctgctgctgccgctgccgttGCATAACACGGATGTCGCTTCGTCGTAAACTTGCGCGTCGAAAACGGACGTGCATAATGCAAGCGCTCAAAGCTGCCAGCGTGCTTTCCTTAGCCCCTACTGCAGCGAGTACGCGATGCTTTTTcgcgtatataatacacacacacatgcaggCATATAGAGCTGCACACTGGGCGGAGGAGTAGTAAGCGAGTCGTCGGCGCGTCGCAGTCTCGCAAAAGGTGCGCGTCCGTATGCATAATGTAACTGCGGCACGAGGAGTGCATGTAGTGTGCAACCTGCCCCTACTCGGGTACAAATATTCAGCCTGCAAACAGTCGCATGGCCCACTGAGTGAGCAAATGCACGAACGCGGCCTGTATGACGCACACATGCCGAGCGAGCGACTTTTTGGCTCTCTATGCTCGTGTGGAAGTCGCCTGGCCTCGGCGTACACTTTGTACGGAATGCATTTGAATAGCTGAATAAAAATGCGACCGCAGCATTTGTTAAACAATCAGTTGAACATCTGACCGCCGGGATGCACAGGACGAATAAAAACAACGCGGTGGCGCATCGTACTATTGTACCCGGAGGAGAGCAAGATAAGCAAGTCGCGAGGCTTTGCTCTTTTCGATATTTCCTTCCAAACAGTTCGGAGAAATTCGCCGAGAGAAAAGCTTAAGAAACTTCTCTGGCATCGTCGCCTTGATAATGACACAAGTGGCGATATAGTAgattgtttcaaaatcagaCACCTCGTTTGCATGCAAAACAAAGTCGAATTTCACGCAGGGCAATATAGAGAAGCCTGCAGATTCGCCCGCGAAAACACACACGGACAGCGCGAGCCCGCATAAATAATTCGTAATGACAGGAGAAGATCAAAGAAAGCcatgtgcaataaaatattcaattcgCCGATTCGCGGCAGGCAGCCTTGCAACAATTACCTCGCACTCCCGCGGCCGAGCTCGCGCAATGATAATATCATATCGAAATTGCACCTGCAGCTCGCAGCTCTCCATCTCCCTCCGCTCTTTCATCCTTTCCGCCGAGTtgcatctctctccctctctcgccgGCAATTCCTCTACTCTCAATTTCTCATTCTCTCGCTCGTTCGCGCCCCGACAAGTTTGCGCGCGCATATGCATGCGCGGCGCTCGCTCGGCCCGCTGCATCTCGCTGCAGCAACTCTCCGGCGAATTACCCGCGGATTGTATTACGCTCGGCCTCAAACAAGCTCGTTGCGACGAATTTTTAGAATACGTTCGCGCGGCTGCACCGGCAGTTctgcgtgtgtacgtgtatgcATGCAACTGGCCGCGTGTACGTGCGCTATTTATATTCAGCGCGATCAAAAGCGAGAAGTGCTTCGAGCGCGTTATTAATTCCGGCATTTCGCAGCGCGACGAGTATAGCCGCGTGGCTGCGAgtaattgaaattttgtatCTCCGCGCGGACGCgcttttgaaaagttttttaaacgatttttcgAGATGGAAAAACTTTTGCAGCCGTGGAATTTTTATTGCCGCTGCAAATGTTTGCTTTTTACTCGCTGCTCGAGCGCGAGGAAT is from Nasonia vitripennis strain AsymCx chromosome 1, Nvit_psr_1.1, whole genome shotgun sequence and encodes:
- the LOC100677885 gene encoding uncharacterized protein LOC100677885; the encoded protein is MSRLKEVFIVLAFLFVKVEMQKLGKHNFTSEWLVVMKDTLYPPLVTEMKNRLVYVSFPSEFTIKLETSKIVNKPCEVPVTAIKDHKGRNVIPVYAETLGNGKIVVSLLEYKKKPNQSQVWLYVIDPQKCTYVFEKFALDATFLSVRDLMTIVPYNQSFDVFVNSASHCEAGFICSLRFTDELELSEKKKSVIKLDSDGWDITTTKDYDSSEGYLYIVMMNNLNNTIIKRLDSNFDTVQMTHLNYSGSIAYWYDEDGSASSCFGVSDQEIECVLLDAQMQVKVNSSLFYDSYVQYYSIFRLRNGDAVVLTILSSDPDASDSATYAQYLGLDGTIGSPVKFQEYICENVYEMNTFEIEEGLYCSSTMCQNIVNTKCIGAEEIRGF